The following proteins are co-located in the bacterium genome:
- the ugpC gene encoding sn-glycerol-3-phosphate ABC transporter ATP-binding protein UgpC — protein sequence MAKVELKNVCKSYEKKVEIVKNINLEVNDKEFIVLVGPSGCGKSTILRMIAGLEEITSGEIFIGDKVVNNVHPKDRDIAMVFQNYALYPHMDVYDNMAFGLKMRKFKKDVIDKRVREAAEILNLTEYLNRKPRQLSGGQRQRVALGRAIVRDPQVFLMDEPLSNLDAKLRVQMRFEIKKLHDSLKTTFVYVTHDQVEAMTMGDKIVVLNNGIIQQADTPEQIYNWPENIFVAGFIGSPAMNFIETHILPDKTIKLGNYTIYPDDNLKAVIHNNDLIDKKVTIGIRPEHFSVNSDGLKIVPELVEMLGSEKLVHYILEGKKIVAKLSSDKEVLAGKEINLTPDISKILIFDTETGKRFKAF from the coding sequence ATGGCAAAAGTTGAATTAAAAAACGTCTGTAAATCTTACGAAAAAAAAGTAGAAATAGTAAAAAATATAAATCTTGAAGTTAACGATAAAGAATTTATAGTGCTGGTAGGACCTTCCGGCTGCGGAAAATCAACAATACTAAGAATGATAGCAGGTCTTGAAGAAATAACCTCGGGAGAAATTTTTATCGGGGATAAAGTTGTAAATAACGTTCACCCTAAAGACCGTGATATTGCTATGGTTTTCCAGAATTATGCGCTTTATCCGCATATGGACGTATATGACAACATGGCATTTGGTTTAAAGATGCGCAAATTCAAAAAAGATGTAATTGATAAAAGAGTGAGAGAAGCTGCCGAAATTTTGAACCTTACAGAATATTTGAACAGAAAACCCCGACAACTCTCCGGCGGACAAAGACAAAGAGTTGCTCTTGGAAGAGCAATCGTAAGAGATCCGCAGGTGTTTTTAATGGATGAACCGCTTTCCAATCTTGATGCAAAACTCAGGGTTCAAATGAGATTCGAAATTAAAAAGCTGCATGACTCACTAAAAACAACTTTTGTATACGTAACCCATGATCAGGTGGAAGCTATGACAATGGGCGACAAAATCGTAGTATTAAACAACGGTATAATTCAACAGGCAGACACTCCGGAGCAAATTTATAACTGGCCTGAAAATATTTTTGTGGCAGGTTTTATTGGTTCTCCTGCAATGAATTTTATTGAGACACATATTTTGCCTGACAAAACCATAAAACTCGGAAATTATACAATTTATCCCGATGACAATTTAAAAGCGGTTATTCACAATAATGATTTAATCGATAAAAAAGTTACTATTGGCATCAGACCAGAACATTTCTCCGTAAATTCTGACGGGCTAAAAATCGTTCCTGAACTTGTAGAAATGCTCGGCAGCGAAAAACTTGTTCATTATATTCTGGAAGGCAAAAAAATTGTCGCCAAGCTTTCATCTGACAAAGAAGTTTTGGCAGGAAAAGAAATTAATCTTACTCCTGACATATCAAAAATTCTGATTTTTGATACGGAAACAGGAAAAAGATTTAAAGCATTTTAA
- a CDS encoding response regulator, translating into MNKNKIKILIVEDTPQWIKFHINLLNNYFENNSCEIDFEMSARSGFNRIIENQETRYDLIISDLEMEEITEESYAGIWFIRNILKRKECKNSKILIISASFDINYVAKELNVDFIAKYALSNNPTLLSYKLEEMGF; encoded by the coding sequence ATGAACAAAAACAAAATAAAAATTCTTATAGTAGAAGACACTCCTCAATGGATAAAATTCCATATAAACCTCTTAAACAATTATTTTGAGAATAATTCTTGTGAAATTGATTTTGAAATGAGCGCAAGGTCAGGTTTTAACAGAATTATTGAAAATCAGGAAACCCGTTATGATTTAATAATTTCTGATCTGGAAATGGAAGAAATAACTGAAGAGTCTTATGCAGGAATTTGGTTTATAAGAAATATTCTTAAAAGAAAAGAATGCAAAAATTCCAAAATATTAATTATTTCCGCAAGCTTTGATATTAATTATGTCGCCAAAGAGCTTAATGTGGATTTTATTGCCAAATATGCGCTTTCTAATAATCCTACGCTTCTGAGTTATAAACTGGAAGAAATGGGTTTTTAA